GGTTAAATCTGGAGTTGTTAGCGATTATCCACCCTTGGTAGATGTCAAGGGGTCATACACTGCCCAATACGAGCACACCATCCTTTTGAGACCTAATGTTAAGGAAGTTGTATCCCGCGGTGAAGACTACTAGCAGTCATTTGTTACGTAATATACTTTTGAtttatcatttttttttcacaaGTCTCCGATACTTCTTGTAGTGCGACACCTAATACTGTGTCCAGTACTTTTGTAAACGGCAAAGTGTACACACTACAAAGGATAGTTTAGAGTGAGAGAAGCATAAATGGAGATTGACAAGAGCGTAATAGTATTCAAAGGTAAGCAAATCGATTTATTAACCTGACGATTTTTACAATGACTAACCTGGCAGGACCTTTTACCCAGAAATCTGGTGAGACTGTTAAGCTTACAAACACCACCTCAACGCCTTTGGCATACAAAGTGAGGACTACTTCCCCGAAGTTATACGCAGTTCGTCCTACTTCGACTCTGCTACAACCAGGCGAGTCCATAGAAGTCTCTATTGTTCTGCAAGGGCTTCCAGAAGAGCCATCGCCCGACTTCAAGTGCAAGGACAAGTTTTTGTTCGTCTCTGTTCCTCATCCTGACTACAACGAAAATGATGTTATTGCAGACATCTTCCCAGAATTAGAGAGCCGTTACAAGAGTGAGGTGGAAAGACAAAAAGTTAAAGTTAAGTTCGCCATTGGTGAACCATCCACTCAAGACGATATAGAATCTAAGAACGAGCAACCAGACAATGCAACCGAGGCTTCTAAGCCTGCCTCCACTGAAATTAACCCATCGTTCGGCAAAGAGATCTCAGAGAAGAATGCCAAAGTTGCAGCTTTGGAGGAATCGTTGGATGGAAAACACAAGACATCTATTGAAACTACCGCATCTCGACAGGAGCCTGTTTCAACTACACAATCCTCTCGTCTTCCATTAATAATCTTGATAATCCTTCTTGCTATAGTTGCTAAgtactttttcttctagGGAGAAAGGACAATGTGTTTTTATAGGCCCTTTATTCTTTTTATAATAGTATTGGAGTATGTATAAGTATTCGTGCGAAACGATGGCTATTGGTTGATCTTGCCAAAGTCGTTGTAGAAGGTGATCGTTTTCTTTGTGCCGATTTTAAAATCGGATTGCCTGTAAATTTTTGCTGAGGGGATGAGAACTATAAGAGTCCCTTCCATGCCTTTTCCACCCACTTGCAGTCTCTAACTGGAACCCCATTAACATTATCGACAGGAGAACTAATGCAAACAAAGTTCTGCTTATCAGGAAAAACACATTTTATTTGGGATTGTGGAAATGGGCAGGGACAGTCCACAGGCTTAGCAACACATGCAAAGGTCTCAGGACAAAGATATTTTTGGCAGTCTGAGTTGAGTTGTTGCTGTTCGTAGTCTTGAGGTTGATTGTTTTGTTGCGTCCTTTGTTGTTGACGGTTCTGACCACCGAAAAATTGCTCAAAGTCAAAGGCCATAACACAGTTGGCAGCACCAACTATAATCGTAGCCACAACGAATCCTCTCATTCTAAACTATGCGGTCTAATGGTTTATCGATGAGGTGTATTCTTTTAGCTGTTACTATTGAATTCGAGGATCATTAAATTACATAATCACGCTCTATTTCGGCTTGGTAGCCATCTCCTGTATATAAATTCGTCAATGTGGTACAGTTCCAGGagatttctcaaagaatgGGGAGTTGGAGACTCTGAAAACATAGTCAAAGCCTGCTGAAATGCATCCTTTGTAGGCTGGGTAACATATGTCAATAGCAACGTCTTGTTAACACCGCCAACTACTCTGCTGATAGCTGATATATCGATCCATTCGTTAGATGGAGAATCGCTTGGTTTATAATCAGGTTGAACCAGCACAGCAAATTCAGCATGTTGAAATGGAGGGCCTCTTCGGTACAGTAGAAAATCTGATCCAAATTTGGTTCCTGATTTTACACACCAGCCGTGGCTCTTGTAATGATGATAAACCATGTATAACAAAATGAAAGAGTTATCCACTTCCAAAGAGCGATTCATACATAGTTGGAACAACTGAaacaaatcaaaatcatttaCTTTGGAGCCAAAGCAAAATGATAAAAAGAGGGCCTCCACTGGCATCAACTGGAGATattcaagatctttgatATGAGTCTCATCGATAAATAAAGCAGAATCAGCCCTTGTCTGCTCTTTCTTGTCTCCAGCCACCGAGTAATTTTCCATTATAAGTTCACGTAACGGTTTGCGTTGAAGTTGCTTATTGTCCTCgatcaaaattcttttcaatttggtcaCCTTTTGCAAAGAAGTCATATCTCCAGTAGTTTTGAAATAATTTTCTTGCGCCTCTAGTTCTTCCCGCTTAAGCTtaaacttttttctttcctctcGACGAATCTGAACGGTTTCTTCGTTTGTAAGCAACAATCGACCACTCTCATCAAACAGCGGGTCCAGCCCCAACCTTCTTCGAGTTCTGTGCAACCAAGTGGGTTCGGAACGGGATAATATACCCTTTCCAATAAAGCCACTATTCCAAACTTCGTTCATGTAGTGAGAACCCGAAACTTTGAATATACCATCGCAGTATTGTATATCGACTACACTCTGCTTCAACTGGAACCATTGTTTAACATAAGAACCTAGACACCAGATCCAAGAAATTGGATTGTGAGTGACCACAGGTAgattgatgatattgatagGCAAAGGACGATCATACTGCTTGCTCTGTTTCTTCGACATATCTACATTCTGTTAGTTGACTATTGATCAAACAATGTTTTATCCTTATCGTTCAATTCAGATACCGTTATAGTCTTAAATTTGTGCTCACATGATAAATTCAAGCAACGTTTCGATCTCATCACCAGAAAACGAATGGATGTATTGGAGGTTATCACTTACGACTTGGCCATCATTTGTTGGATTATGAATAAACTTTGAACAGGAGAATTTTTTGctggaaggaaaaaaaaacctGAGTAGTAAAAGCTCGCGAATCAAAGTTATAACCGTTAGGGCTACTAAGGCATTTTTTGGATAGAAACTTATCGGAGACGAAGCAGGTGCTAAGACATATCAGTTTTGCTGACCTCCGGTGTATTTCACTTCCAGTGGAGAATCAGGGAAATTCCTTCTCATCTTGTTCTCTaccatcttcaaatgcaCCTTTCTGCGTTTCTGCATTAAACTGTTAGCCTGCGATGCTGACACGTTTGTAATTTACCCAAAGAGGAAATATTTATTTATCGCGTCCCTAGGTTCCTACTCTTTTGgctttttttcttgatagTCGGTTCACTTTAATCCTCTACTAACTTTTGGACTTTCTTCGCCGAAATGCAAAGCACTCTTATAGAAGACAAGAAGGCTCAGAAGCATGAGGACAAAATAGCTGAAAATATCTTGCGAAGGGCGGAATTAACCCGAATTACCCAACAACTAAAGTCAAAGCTATCCAAGGTGGGTAGATTGGCAGCAATGGACTCTGAACAAGGGTTACGCGGGAAGAAAGCCTTTAAACCAAATGGACTTCCCATTGCAATTGCGTCTGGTGGAGTCAATGAGGGATCACTTAATCCTGAGCAGCCAGAACGCCTGAAGAATCACAATTCATCGCCCGTCAAAAGAGATCTTAACGCCAATAATTTACCCTCGTCGCCAGTTTACTCATACAGAACATCTGATCTTTCAAGCAAACTTGGTAACTCGTTTGATAATGATGATACTTCTTTAACAAATCCCCCATCGACACCACCTAGAAAGCATGAAACGTTGACATTATCCAGCAAGAATGAGGCACAGGTTGCCCTTCAAAACGCCATTTTGGCGACTCCCAAATCTAAGGTGATTGGCAGGAGTGCAAATCTCAAGACTCCATCTGGTAATAATGGTCCAAAAGAGCTTGATGATGGGGCAGATTTATTGATGTTCTTAGCAACGTCACCATCACCTTCACGTCCAGGAAATCACATACAGAGTCATAGCAACGCACAGCTGCAAGGAATCGTATCACCCCGTAATTATCAAACACAATTGCAGAATGTCAATTCAACTCCTCCTAGGCAGAAGGATAGATCTTTTGGTACACCGTTGGGTTTACCATCTTCATATATCAACCGTTTCAACATGACCCCCGGTACGCCGCGTAATTCTGGTCAATTGAAAGGACTCCAACGAACTCCGGGATTCAGTATGAGTGATTATGTTAATTTTTTTACCCCATCCCCAAGACAGCATAAAACTCCAGACGTTAGCTATTCTAATATTGTCACATCCAACATCTCAGTGCAGGGCACCCTATTGAATTTTGACCGCTCCCCAGCAAATCAGAAATTAATGGGTTCGGAGATAAAAACAAAGGAGACCCGGAAACCTAAAGACGCCAGAGATGATGAATCTCCGCTAAAGAAGCGAAAGGAGAACTAAGATGCAAGGGAGCTATCAGGAATGAAAGAGGGGGTAGTATGTTTTATATATCGGTACATAATAAAAATTGGATTTGGTAACAAGGGTTCGATATATCTTCTGCGCGAAAACTCCTCTGGGTTCAGCTCGTTCGTATAGCATTTTCGCGCGAACTTTATTTATATAAATGTcccattttcattttccCCCCCAAGACAATTCTTGTAAATATCCCGATCTGATGAACACTGTTCCTGAGAATCAGGATCACAATAGGCGTCGGTTACGACGTGCTACTTTGGCGGAAAAGATCAAGGTTCTGGATTGGCACAACAATTCGGAACGAAAATGCCAGCAAGCCACCCTACAATACTTTCACGACTTAGGTGAGTTTGCTATAACAAAATCCACCATGAACAGGTGGGTGCTAAACGAGAAGGAGCTGCGacaagatttcaagaatctTACATTGAACAATAATAAAGTTTACAAGACAAAGCCAAAGTTTAAAGATCCTGAAGTGAACCGCTGTTTGGAATTGTTGTATGATCAGATTACTAATGAGAACTGCACAATCACGGAGCGGGAGTTGATTCAAAGATGGAGCAACTTTTATCTGATGTTTTACAATATCCCCAAAACGGACTTCAACTCAAGTAATATTCCCACAAAATCTAACGGATGGTTGCATcatttcaaaagaagaactgCCTTCAAGCGGGATTTGGTCAAACGTTTTCACACAGACTCAGAATTGTACAGCGTACGTACCttggaagacgaaaaaCTACGGTTAAAGAACACACTAGCTCGATACCAGCTGTCACAAATTTACCAATTGGATGAGGTTTCGTTCAAAATCAACCCAACCTGCTTTATCCCCAACCATCAATCCAATTCATTGACTATTCCAGATCCTGCAGAAAGAGTCACAGTGGCATTATGTGTAAATGCCACTGGTTCTTCAGTATTCGCTCCACTGATAGTTTCTGATTTGGAACCATCTAACAAGATCatgaaatctttgaaaaatctatTTTATTCCAAATCAGGAATGCTGACCACGgagatatttttcaagtacCTCAAGAGTGTTAATGATACCATCGCACAGAATGCACCTCAAGAAAAGATCGTCATTTTGCTAGATGATCTGTATACCCACATCGTACCTCAAGATGAGTTCACCAATATTGAGCTAGTATATTTTGCTCCCTCGTTGAATAAGTTGGATTATTACCCGTTAGACTTTGGAGTGATCAGAATCTTTAAAACGGAAGTCAAGTACTCTATTATGcagatatttttcaaaaaattaaCCATTGGAATGGATCAAAGTTTTTCGAAGACATTCACACTAAGCAAGGAGGACCTGATATCAGTCATCATGGATACTTGGAACACAATGAAGTATAATACCATGTTGACAAGTACTAGTTTTCACAATTCACAGttgattccaagttttgCTGTGCTAAACCAACACCGTTCAATGCCGTTTGATGCTGATGTATCATTTTCTCTGAGAGACACAAATAAAGAAACTCAGATCGTCAACATGTTGAGAGTTATTCAAGAGAGAAATCTGTTCAGAAATCATAAAGGGTTGCCCTCACGCAAACATTCTGACCTATATATTGACCATTTTCTATTCCCGgcagaagagaaagtaGAAAATGTCCACTTACAAGACTCCGACATCATTGAACTTGTTAGAAGAGAGCACACAGGAATTGATCCAGATCTGGAATCTGGGCAGGCTgcctcatcttcaattcaGCACAACATTTCTTCTCAAATCGGACAACCGGAATCGACAGCACAAACTGCCTTGCATTCAACCGGAGCTCATGAGCCTAGGGGATACCTTCACAATGGATACTCTCAGGACCAACCTGCACATCCAACTCAGAGACAACATAACACTAATATCGTGCCTTCTCCCCTAACAACTAACCTCATCATGGGAGAATTGGACAATCTGAAGTCACAGAGGGCATCACCCCATTCTGCAATGTTAGCCAATTCCAATGAAGGCAGCATGAACAAATATTCAGCGAATGGAGAGACGGTCGAGGCGACAGAAATAGGCAAGTTGATGTTGGGCCGCCTAAAAGACTTCTTCTCGCTACCTGAGAACATCAATCATTATTCCAACTCGGCAATCCAGTTCCATCGTTTCTTGAACACTTACCTGCAAGAATCTAATGACCTCTACATGAAATCGTATGCTAACCAGAAAATTCATAAGCAGTCAAGAGGCTACAATGGCTCGCAAAACTTGGAACAGCCGTCCAAAAGGCGCCAACTGGAAGGGACAACAAATTCGTTTGACCAGTTTATGGGCTGAGACCACCAATATTTCTCGCCATCGATCCCACATATCGAGATCTTCTTGACAGAATGCCCGAAGTATACATTTTGTTTCCGaagttttattttcttttttcttttttttttttttttttggtcttttccaaatcgAGCCTTATCTTAGATTCGATAATTTTCAGTAGCCCTCTATTTAGTAGTAGTGAGTGACGTTTTCTATTACATGTACCATACAGCCCACAAATATTTCGTCATTCTGGGCGTTATATCTGTCCTTCCAACCACTGATTAGCAAAGAACACTTGACCTGGtgatttgaagatgctGCATCTCGAAGACAACTCGATGCAGCCAAAGTGTAATGCACCTTGCCGTACCAGCACTCTACATGGAAACGAAAAAGCCCAGATTGCGAACCCTTGACAACTAGAAAAACAGCAGAGAAGGAACAACTATCCGAATGTTTCTTGTGCATTACTTGCAAACGCCAGGGCGTTCGGCGTACTTTCACTACTATCGTCCTTCCATCCACTACAATTTCCGATTGTTCCACGCTCCAATCTCTGCACCCCCCACTTCTCCTACTCTCTCCCCCCCTTTCAACCCTATTAATCTTACGTTCAGGGATACGCCACCCTTGATAGCTTAACTATCTGCATAAATCCAGAGTACTCTTCCTGCCTTGAGGCACCTTACCGTTATTTATTCCTGTAAACATAGCTTCTCTTGAATAAACAAATAATTTGTGGCTTATTATGCCCAAATGTGTACGAACTAAACTTTTTAACATGCAAAGTTGCGGATTTTTTTGGACCTTTTCTATTCATAGATTTTTCTCCtctgtttttttttttcttccacCTCCATTTATCATTAAGTGTTACTATACGGCGTATACCGGTTGTGGACTGACCTTCATATCTGTTGAGCAtaattgaattttttttgctttgaAACCAAGTCGCATATTGCAGTGGtctcttttcctttccaCATATTAGCAAATATCGTCCGAGAAAGTCGGTTGAACCTTTTCACCACACAATTGTGATCTGGGACAATCACTCTCTTCGtttcatttcattttcttctttcacATACAAACATATTTGAGCAGTCATCGATGCAGGGGGGAAATCCAGACTCCCACTCTGCCACGGAAAACCCTCCAGAGTTACTATCGCCTCCTCAAATAGGGCAGCACCATGTCATCAACGATCCAGGAAGCGTTGTTCATTCTGGTATTCCGTCTGCTCAACATTCTAGATATCCTTCTCAAAAATTGGCCACTGATGCTCAAAATATGACGTTGGCACCTGCTCATGTCGTAACTTCGAACAATCCAGGTCATATTCAACCATCTCCAATTTACAGCATTCCAAGGCATAATAATTCTACCAGATACCCAGCCCCTCAAATGTCCATACAGCAACATCAACAGTCAATCCCAAACCAGGCTCATCACCCACCTCCACATCATCTGCATCAGCATTCCCTTTCCTTTTCTCAGCCCATAACGTTTTCTCCGCAACAGTATGTCTTTCCTACCCCAAATCTCCCTCCACCATCACAAGTTCAGCTGACCTTTCCGCAGGCGCAACAGGTCCCTTCTCAAATCCCAGATCAGAAAAGTTCTTATGGTCCCCCTATGATGATGGAGATGCCGCAAGGAAGACATTCGGCGCAGACATCTTCAGGAAGTATTTCAGCTTATGTTTTTCCGCCTCAACCTGGTGTTAAGCAGGCGCAGAAACACCTTAAAAAATCTCATACCACTGTCGCTGAATCTGATGCCAAGTTGAAGGAACAAGCTTATTCAGCATTGTCTATTCCTTTCGATGAATATGCCAACTCAGTCAAACTTTCCGAATCGGACAGAGATACCACTCCCTCCAGACAGACAACTAATAAAGAGCgacaagaagaagcatCTTCCAGAGAAAGGCAGAGACAAGTTTTTGGCATGgttgttcttttgaaaacctGTGAGTTGAGTGCAGATTCAGTTGTTGCCAGAAATAAGATCTACAACTATTATGCTTCCATCTGTTTGAGCAATGGCATATCTCCTCTCAGCGCAGCATCATTTGGCAAATTGGTTCGAATAGTCTTTCCATTGGTTACCACTAGACGTTTGGGAACTAGAGGGCAAAGTAAGTACCATTACTGCGGCATTAGACTTATAGCCGATTCCGAAAGTTGTCCAAAAGATTCTGCATTTCCTCTACAATTTTCGACATCCCAGACAACGTCACAGAATAACTCATCATTTGGCTCTCCTTATCAATCAAGTGTGAACATGTCTACAAGCCAGTTTTCTCAAGCGAACCCTCCTACCTTTACGAATTCCCCTGCTTCTGGTTCTGTTTCGGTCATATCTAATAGGTTGACTTCGATTAATACTGCGGACACTGCACTTTCCGCACTTGATAACTTCGCCCATGTTTCTCTCAAATTTGACATGGATCTTTGCTTGAAAATGCATTACCCGAATAAGGATGACGAAGAGATGGAAGATTCAATCACTCTTCCAGAATTATTAGATCATTTAGAAGCTTATGATACTCAGATACCCGAATTCAGTGAGAAGAATATTGACTCACTTCAGGCTTTATACAAAGACCATTGTGTTTCCATCTTTAAATCTTTAAGGTATATGCACCTCAACAAGTTGTTTCAGCAAgtgctttcttttccatcGCAACTGAGTAAAGACCAGTACGCTATTTTTGTGTCTCCGTATGTTAGCTCATGGATTGTGCAATGTGATTTAGTAACTTACAAGGCcatattgaaaatgttgtcCAAAATAGcacttcaaaaagttccTGATTATGTTGTGCAACAACTGAAAGTTGTCTGTACCACTTTACCTGAAAATATTTCGAATTTGAATTTACCGGCAGTTGTACTGCAAGTGAAGCAACCCCTGGTAGATTATTTCTGCAAGTTAGTATCTAGGTTGATACGTGTCACCATGTCAACAGGGTGTGCATCCAAAGTGCTAAGCAACCCTCAATCGAAGAAGTCAATCATCAAAAGCTGGCAAAATAATGTCTCTTTCGATTCATTAGCCCTTAGGGTTCTACCATGTCCCAAAGA
This window of the Komagataella phaffii GS115 chromosome 2, complete sequence genome carries:
- a CDS encoding Subunit of the tRNA splicing endonuclease, which is composed of Sen2p, Sen15p, Sen34p, and Sen54p, which produces MSKKQSKQYDRPLPINIINLPVVTHNPISWIWCLGSYVKQWFQLKQSVVDIQYCDGIFKVSGSHYMNEVWNSGFIGKGILSRSEPTWLHRTRRRLGLDPLFDESGRLLLTNEETVQIRREERKKFKLKREELEAQENYFKTTGDMTSLQKVTKLKRILIEDNKQLQRKPLRELIMENYSVAGDKKEQTRADSALFIDETHIKDLEYLQLMPVEALFLSFCFGSKVNDFDLFQLFQLCMNRSLEVDNSFILLYMVYHHYKSHGWCVKSGTKFGSDFLLYRRGPPFQHAEFAVLVQPDYKPSDSPSNEWIDISAISRVVGGVNKTLLLTYVTQPTKDAFQQALTMFSESPTPHSLRNLLELYHIDEFIYRRWLPSRNRA